The genomic stretch CGTGCTGGACGACCGAAAGAATTTGCGGCCCAAACATAACGGGCACGACAATGCCCAACAGCACGACCAGCAACACCATTCGCTTGGTGCGCAGGGAAATTTTTGGCCGGCGCGGCGCTTCCTCATCGTGAAACTTCAGATCCTCAAACCGCGGCGCGATGGGGAAACCGTGCTCGTCGAACTGGCGGAAATCAGTGGCCATAAACTGCGCTGGATCGCCTTGTAATCGCCCGTATTGCTATCGTAAGCATAAATGCCGACATGGCCAGTGCCAAGCGAAAAATCCACTTAGAACGACTCCGGGGGTCGCGATGGACTAAGCCGATTAAACGCTCTGTCTTATCGTGCCCCAGCGCCGCGATAGCAGTTTTGATGCCGCTTGACGAAGCAAAATTGATCGCCAATCATTCGTTTTTCCAGCTTCTGTTCGGACCGCATTGACGGGCCTTGGCAGGCATCGTAAATTGCATACAACACCTGACGGAGGTCGCGCTGCCGCAGCTTCACGCTGGCCACATTACTTATCGTCGCCAGCGCGGCATCCAGGTAGATCAAGCCCACCGGAGGAACATCATGCCGCTATTCGAAGTCGAAACCGACGCGCACATTATCATCACTTGGGCTGCTAACGACGATGAGGCAAGCCAAGTGGCGAATCAGGCTTACCCGGGCGAAAGAGTGCTGCGGCTGACCAAACGACCGCGCGACACTTGGGTCATTTCCAAATCGGTGCTGGGCATTAACGGACATGTGGACATTTGCCACACGGCCCGTGATTGCCTGAGCAAAGCCCAGGGAGACAAGGTGCATGCGATTCGAATTTACATGCACGAGACAGGCGAAGATTTGGACCGGGCGCGCAAAGTCATCGAATCGAACATGGTGATGGGCTGGTAGCGTCGCCAAGCCACGATTCCGAAAATCACGAATGCCATTGCGCTACTCTCCAGCGCCAGTGCCCATCCCGCCGGTTCCGGCACGGGAACGACGTTGAAGTTGCTGATCTGCACGTCCGCCGCGGCGGATGAGGTATCGTCGCCGAAGAACGTGAGGTTCGACTGATTGTAGGGGAACCCCGTGTTAAACGGCGGACCGCTGTTGAAGGCTGTGTAATCTCGCAAGGCGCCGGTGAGAATTTGCGCGTTGTTGGCGAACAGCGTGTAGTTGGCGCCCTGAATGTCCAAGCGATAGTTAATCAATCCGGCGGTTGTGTCGAAAGTACTCGACGATTCGCCGTGGGTGAAGCCGGCATTTTGCGCCCACACTTCGTTGGTCCAAAAACCGAGTTCAATTCCCTGCGGGGTGGCATCGTTGGAAAGCGCAATCACGCTGAAGCCAGCGCGATCGTTGCTGACGTGATTTTCGCTGAGCATCTTGACCGTAAAATCCAACTCGAAGCCGGTGGTCCGATCGAGCGGCACGACATCCGGATCAGTATATTGAAATCCCGGAGAGAGCAAATTGGGAATGTGCGTGGCGAAGCCGGCCACATCGTTGATTTGCGGCGTGGTATCAAGCGTAGTGACGCTACTACCAGCAACCGCCGTCGCTAGAGGCGCGGTCAGTGGATTGGCTTTATTGAATGCCTGGTAACCCCAGTTCTGCTGCGTGGGCAACTGATTGCTGCTGCCGTCGTATTGCGGGGCGGCACGCACGGCAGTCGAGAGAACTAACACAGCGAACGACGCCAGGGCGCATTGAGCCCCGCGGCAGACAAAGACAGTGCGAATCATAGAAGCCTCTTCTAAAGCCACCTGCGACAATTCCCACGCCTGGTTCCGAGGCAGGCGTACGTTGCATCCATTGTAATTGCCGATCCCAACCAACGAAACACCGTAAACGCCGCCATTTTCTCAACCGTATTAGGCATCAGCGGTGTTTTTTCGCCATCGACGCGAAACCACCCAGATCAAAATCACCAATAGCAGCACGCCCCCCGCGGCGGCATAGATAATTTCCGGCGGCAGCGGCGCGGGATCGACAAGTACAAATGAGACCAGCGTGTTCTTACTAACCGGGTCGCCATTGTCGACCACGCCCAACAACACTTGGTTGCCATTGGGTAGCGCCGGACCGAAACACAGCCCCTCCAAGTTTTCGCCAATTTGGGTGCTGGCAAACAATAACTTTTTGCCGACAGGCTTATAGTTTTGGCCCTTCAGCCCATTGGCCAGCACGCCTTGGCTGATGTCGGTAGCACCGTTGAAATCGACTTGAAAAATTCGCGTCTCGAATGTCGGCAGGCCTTCAATCGCCGATCGTTCCAACGTTAAGAGCGTGCCATCGGGCAAAACAACCAAATCGCTCAGGCCGCTGCTAAACGGAGTGCCCACGCCTGCATGAATCGGCTCCAACACATAGGCGTATTCTTGAGCCGGTGTCAACGTGTTGCTATTCACGGCGAAACGAACCAACCGCACGACACTGCCGGCGCTGCGCGTGGAGGGAACGCCGTCGGCGGTTAGGGCTTCTTCGTTGGCGGTCCATATCTCCTGCCCATCAGCCCGGCGAGTGAGCGACTCCAGCCCACGGTTATCGACCTGATACATGAACACCGGCGGCATGCCCACGGTTTGCAACGGCGTGGCAGATTTATCCAGGCTGTATTCGTAAAGCGCCGGCGGCGGCGGGGTAGCCTCGTTGCTAAGAAACACGCTGTTGCGCGATTGGCCGGTATAGGCAATTCCCTCGTAATCTCGGCTGGTCGCAATGGTATGCCCGCCGGTCACTGAGGCCTGATCGATCGTGCCATCGTCTTTGAAAGTCACATTGAGAAACACCAGATGGTTGGAGTTATCCATCACTGCCACATAACGGTTATCAAAACCGTAGGCAATGCCGCTAAGACCCGTGATGGTGAATGTTGCACCGTTTTGATCGGTCGCTTTGTCCACACTCAAACGCACTTTGCCCAGGTAATTTAGCGCGTAGTTTTTTGGCGCGTTGCTTTTTGCAGATTCGGCTGCCTGGACGGGCGCGCAGCAAGCGACATCAAGCACAAGCAGCAAGGCGACCAAAAAATACGACGTCACGAGACGCATGGCTAATTACGATCTGCCAGTGGCGAACCCCGAATGAATTCGCTGCCAGCGTTCACTTGGTTTCACGCCTCAAAACAGTGATGCTTTCCAAGGTAGATTGAGGCGCGCAGCGGGTCAAGCTTGACGCAAAAGACTCGCAAGGAGAAAGGCCGCGCGCTTACCAGGCTGCGTGCGCAGGCAATAAAGCCGGAGCAGCGCCCGTGGGACGCGGCGAACTGTATGCAGGCTCGTTGGTGGAGCTGCTCGAGTTTGTGCCTTGATAGGCGCCATATACCTCGCTGCTGGGCGAACTCATCGGCGAAGTAGATGCCAACTCGACGCCCGAGGACGACGGGCTTGCATTGGCCGCCGATTGATAAACGGCCGGGACTACACCACCGCTTTGTGCATGGTTCTCCGGCGAAGTGCTGCTAGTGTTGGGTTGATACGGCGCGCCGCTGGGCGAAATGTAGTTGCCCGTGCCGCCGGGCCGGTAATCCGAATTGCTTGGGACGGCTGCACCGGGAGTGGCCGTTGGCGGAGCGTAAACATTGGGCGGATTGTAACCGGTATTGCCCACAGGGTTGGTTGTCGTTGCAGGTTGCGAACCTGTGGCGTTCACATCGTAGCTTGGGGCCGATCGATAATCGCCGGTGGGTTGGGAATAACGGTCGCCAGCTCCCGGAGCGAATGAACTGCTGGCCGCAGGCGCGGCAGAAGCGGGCCCCGCATAGCGATCTGCCGACGGCGGAAACGGACTTGCGGCGCCATTCATCGTATTCCCGGCGGCGCTGTATCGATCGTCACTCGGCGGGTTGGCAGCCGCAGGAGCAGTCACGGCTGCATTTGGCGGAGCAACGCCGCTCGGAGCGCTTGTCATCGGCGCCGAGCCCATACCGCTGCGCGCATCGGCAACGCGATAATTTGGCATGGAACTGTTCGGCATGGCCGACATGGCTGGCGCGGCATTCGGCATCGCCGGTTGCATGCCAGGAATTGCAGCGCCAGAGGCGTAGCGATTGGCGGCCGCGCCTCCATCGTAGGTCGGATTATAAAAACCGGATTGAGGCTGTCCGACACCTGGCGGTGCGGCAGCGACGCCATTGGCAGGATAAACACCGGCGCCTGACGCCGCGCTAGGGGCGCCATAGGCAACTCCCGGCGGAGCATTTGTCGCACTTGCCATCCCTGCAGTTTGCGGGCCCGTGGCGACAGGACTTACTCTAGCTTGCGAATAGGGCGTGACAGGATATGCCGGATAGCCCGCCGGATTCGCTACATTGCTATTAAAACCGGCGGCATTCGCAGAACCCAAAGCTGCGGCCGGATTAGTCGCGGGCGGCCTGGCGATGCCTGCCAACGAATTATTTGGATTTTGATTGGCACTGGGTAGCGTCGCTGCCGCGGCGTTGTACTTTGGAGCATCGCCGCCTGCTACAGCCGTGTCAGGCTTTTTATGCCACCACGCAAACATGCTGCCGCTGCCGCTTGTGCAGCCGCCAACTCCAATCACCGTCAATACGACCACCGCAAATCGGCCAGATGTGGCACGCATGGCAGAAACCACCTTTTAACTTAGCCAGGGTGTGAAGACCACATCCGGCTGCTTTCGACTTCCCTGTCGAAATGCACTGGCCGGAGAATCCTCTTCCCTGAGGATGGGATACGGAAAAGATTTGCCCGAAATTATTGCTCGGCGCGGCTCGCCCACTGCCGACATATTATTGAACTTCGGCTGGGGCGATTCGTAAACTCCACGCAATCATTACAAACCCACTGCATGCTTGCGCGCAAGCATGCAGATTTGTGGCGGCAGGGGCAGGATTCTAGCGTTCCCAGCACTTTGGTCAACGGCAGGTTCCCAAGCGGAGTGCTAGCGCGGCCCATTCAACAGATGCAGTAATGCCAAAATCGCGCCACTCATCTGCCGCTCATCGGCAAGTGAGAAACCCGAGCCGCCACTGCTATCACTTTTTCGCCGCCGCATAATTCTTGGCAACGGTGTCCCAATCGATCACATTCCAGAAGGCGTCAACATATTCCGGCCGGCGATTTTGGTACTTCAAGTAATAAGCATGTTCCCAAACATCAACGCCCAAAATTGGCTTGTTGCCGCTGGCATTGGCAGCAGCGCCCATTAAGGGACTGTCTTGATTCGGGGTGCTTTCCACCACCAGCTTGCCCGATTTGTCGACGCTTAACCAAGCCCATCCGCTGCCGAAGCGGCCCGCAGCAGCCTTGGCAAAAGCTTCCTTGAAATGATCCCAACCCATGAGGTCTTTTTGAATGGCTTCCGCCAACTGACCGGTGGGTTGGCCGCCATTGTTCTTTTTCAGCAGCAGCCAAAACATCGAGTGGTTTGCGTGCCCGCCGCCGTTGTTGCGCACCGCCGTGCGAATTCCCTCGGGCACTTTGTCCAAATTGGCAATGAGCTGCTCAACCGGCTGGTTGCCTAAATCACTGTCTTTCAGTGCCGTGTTCAAATTATTAACGTATGCCTGATGGTGTTTATCGTGATGAATTTCCATCGTTTTGGCATCGATGTACGGTTCCAACGCATCGGTGGCATAAGGCAGTGGAGGCAATGTGTACGCCATGTTTAATCTCCTTTTCCGTGTGTTGCACAAGCAGCCAGCGGAGGCAAAAATCGTAGGTCTTTTTGGAGCAGCAGCAGTCCGATGCGCAGCATACTCAATTGCCGCCAGACCCGCAATCGGCCGGAGGCAAATAGGACGCCGATTCAATCGGGTCGCATGACCATCGGCAATATGACCGACGGGCGGTAAAGATGAGCAAATTTCGTCCAAACTGGCTGCGACTCGTGCAGTCGACTTGGCCTACCCGGCGCGAAAGCTCGGTGGCCAACAAAGCTCAGCAACTTGTTGCAGTGCGGGCGTCTTGTTCGCTGCCAGGGCGAGCTGTGGCGACGGCTTCGTTCGCATCAAAGTGCGAATCAGCGCTTTGCTGCGTGGCCTCTTGATGTCCAGACACATCCGTCAATTCATTCGCCATCAAGTAGGACTGCAAACTTACAATCACACGCCGGGCTTGCTCCAACGTGGCTGTGTAGCGACGATCACGGCCGCGCTTGGCCCGAATCGTCACTTGGATATGTGTTTGCGGTGGGAGCGCCGATGTTTTGTTGGAACTCTCTTCGCCTAGTGGCCTTGCTTCGCGGGTGAACTTCAACTCGACCACCAGCGGCACGGGCCGATCAGCGCGCCGTCGAGAATCCACCATGCCGGACTGCAGGAGCAATTCGACACATTCATTTTCAATTCGCGA from Pirellulales bacterium encodes the following:
- a CDS encoding DUF6793 family protein, producing MPLFEVETDAHIIITWAANDDEASQVANQAYPGERVLRLTKRPRDTWVISKSVLGINGHVDICHTARDCLSKAQGDKVHAIRIYMHETGEDLDRARKVIESNMVMGW
- a CDS encoding superoxide dismutase, which translates into the protein MAYTLPPLPYATDALEPYIDAKTMEIHHDKHHQAYVNNLNTALKDSDLGNQPVEQLIANLDKVPEGIRTAVRNNGGGHANHSMFWLLLKKNNGGQPTGQLAEAIQKDLMGWDHFKEAFAKAAAGRFGSGWAWLSVDKSGKLVVESTPNQDSPLMGAAANASGNKPILGVDVWEHAYYLKYQNRRPEYVDAFWNVIDWDTVAKNYAAAKK
- a CDS encoding esterase-like activity of phytase family protein: MRLVTSYFLVALLLVLDVACCAPVQAAESAKSNAPKNYALNYLGKVRLSVDKATDQNGATFTITGLSGIAYGFDNRYVAVMDNSNHLVFLNVTFKDDGTIDQASVTGGHTIATSRDYEGIAYTGQSRNSVFLSNEATPPPPALYEYSLDKSATPLQTVGMPPVFMYQVDNRGLESLTRRADGQEIWTANEEALTADGVPSTRSAGSVVRLVRFAVNSNTLTPAQEYAYVLEPIHAGVGTPFSSGLSDLVVLPDGTLLTLERSAIEGLPTFETRIFQVDFNGATDISQGVLANGLKGQNYKPVGKKLLFASTQIGENLEGLCFGPALPNGNQVLLGVVDNGDPVSKNTLVSFVLVDPAPLPPEIIYAAAGGVLLLVILIWVVSRRWRKNTADA